The following coding sequences are from one Comamonas koreensis window:
- a CDS encoding neutral zinc metallopeptidase, giving the protein MKWEGNRESSNVEDRRGSGGGGGGGFGLGGRSIGIGTVVLALIGWGVFGINPLTTIGVLSGGGSPAPTQQGPAKAPPANDQGAKFVSTVLASTEDVWSDIFTKGGAQYRAPRLVLFTGVTRTACGTGQSAMGPFYCPGDQKVYLDMDFFNTMSRQLGAPGEFARAYVVAHEVGHHVQNLLGISGKVDAMRGRISEREQNALSVRLELQADCYAGIWANHSQQAKSWLEQGDIESAVNAAQQIGDDKLQREATGTVRPDSFTHGSSAQRVRWFTQGYKTGSVQSCDTFQAGSL; this is encoded by the coding sequence ATGAAATGGGAAGGCAACCGCGAATCGAGCAATGTGGAAGACCGCCGCGGCAGTGGTGGCGGGGGCGGTGGAGGCTTTGGCCTGGGCGGGCGCAGCATCGGCATTGGCACCGTGGTGCTGGCGCTGATTGGCTGGGGGGTGTTTGGCATCAACCCGCTCACCACCATCGGCGTGCTCTCGGGGGGGGGCTCGCCCGCGCCCACGCAGCAAGGCCCGGCCAAGGCGCCACCGGCCAATGACCAGGGGGCCAAGTTTGTCTCCACCGTGCTGGCCTCGACCGAAGATGTCTGGAGCGATATCTTCACCAAGGGTGGCGCCCAGTACCGCGCGCCTCGCCTGGTGCTGTTCACCGGCGTCACGCGCACCGCCTGCGGTACCGGCCAGTCGGCGATGGGTCCGTTCTACTGCCCCGGTGACCAGAAGGTGTACCTGGACATGGATTTCTTCAACACCATGAGCCGCCAGCTGGGCGCGCCCGGTGAGTTTGCGCGCGCTTATGTGGTGGCGCACGAGGTGGGCCACCATGTACAGAACCTGCTGGGTATCTCGGGCAAGGTCGATGCGATGCGTGGCCGCATCAGCGAGCGCGAGCAAAATGCGCTGTCGGTGCGGCTGGAGCTGCAGGCCGACTGCTATGCCGGCATCTGGGCCAACCATTCCCAGCAGGCCAAGAGCTGGCTGGAGCAGGGCGACATTGAATCGGCCGTGAATGCCGCTCAGCAGATCGGTGATGACAAGCTGCAGCGCGAAGCCACCGGCACCGTGCGCCCCGACAGCTTCACCCACGGCTCCAGCGCCCAGCGCGTGCGCTGGTTCACGCAGGGCTACAAGACCGGCAGCGTCCAGTCTTGCGATACCTTCCAGGCCGGCAGCCTGTGA
- a CDS encoding DEAD/DEAH box helicase, translating to MTNSFSNLHLAEPLAKAISEMGYASMTPIQAQAIPVVLTGKDVMGAAQTGTGKTAAFSLPLLQRMMVHENSSASPARHPVRALVLLPTRELADQVAQQIAQFAKHTKLRSTVVFGGMDMKPQTLELKKGVEILVATPGRLLDHIEAKNAVLNQVEYVVLDEADRMLDIGFLPDLQRILSFLPKKRITLLFSATFSPEIKRLAGSYLQDPVTIEVARPNETASTVEQRFYAASDDDKRRVLTKVLRERKIRQAFVFVNSKLGCSRLARTLEREGLRAAALHGDKSQDERLKALEAFKQGEVDLLVCTDVAARGLDIKDVPAVFNFDVPFNAEDYVHRIGRTGRAGASGLAVTLVSHADARHVSDIEKLIKKKIDVENFALDEQPQRERFNDGNRERREREAGRERDSSRSRDRRAPREDDAQDRRERYRPAPVSRDPFFDKPYEPKAAEPAAWDANAKPAPARGPGIKPRRKVAALFKPSPASE from the coding sequence ATGACAAATTCTTTCTCCAACCTTCATCTGGCCGAGCCCCTGGCCAAAGCCATCTCCGAGATGGGCTACGCATCCATGACTCCCATTCAGGCACAGGCCATCCCTGTGGTGCTGACTGGGAAAGACGTCATGGGTGCTGCACAAACTGGCACGGGCAAGACAGCTGCTTTCTCATTGCCGCTGCTCCAGCGGATGATGGTGCACGAAAACAGCTCGGCATCGCCCGCGCGCCATCCGGTGCGTGCGCTGGTGCTGCTGCCTACGCGTGAACTGGCCGACCAGGTCGCCCAGCAGATTGCCCAGTTCGCCAAACACACCAAGCTGCGCAGCACCGTGGTGTTTGGCGGCATGGACATGAAACCGCAAACCCTGGAGCTTAAAAAGGGTGTGGAAATCCTGGTGGCGACCCCCGGTCGCCTGCTGGACCACATCGAGGCCAAGAACGCGGTGCTCAACCAGGTGGAGTACGTGGTGCTGGACGAGGCCGACCGCATGCTCGACATTGGTTTTCTGCCCGATCTGCAGCGCATCCTGTCCTTCCTGCCCAAAAAGCGCATCACCTTGCTGTTCTCGGCCACGTTCTCGCCCGAGATCAAGCGCCTGGCCGGCAGCTACCTGCAAGACCCGGTCACGATCGAGGTTGCACGCCCCAACGAAACCGCGTCCACCGTCGAGCAGCGCTTCTACGCTGCCTCTGACGATGACAAGCGCCGTGTGCTGACCAAGGTGCTGCGCGAGCGCAAGATCCGCCAGGCCTTTGTGTTCGTCAACAGCAAGCTGGGTTGCTCGCGCCTGGCGCGTACGCTGGAGCGTGAGGGCCTGCGTGCCGCAGCGCTGCACGGCGACAAGAGCCAGGATGAACGCCTCAAGGCGCTCGAAGCCTTCAAGCAAGGCGAAGTCGATCTGCTCGTCTGCACCGATGTGGCCGCCCGTGGTCTGGACATCAAGGATGTGCCCGCCGTCTTCAACTTTGATGTGCCCTTCAATGCCGAAGACTATGTGCACCGCATTGGCCGCACCGGCCGTGCTGGCGCATCCGGTCTGGCCGTCACGCTGGTCTCCCATGCCGATGCCCGCCATGTGTCGGACATCGAGAAGCTGATCAAGAAGAAGATCGACGTCGAGAACTTTGCGCTGGACGAGCAGCCCCAGCGCGAGCGCTTCAACGATGGCAACCGCGAACGCCGTGAGCGTGAAGCTGGCCGTGAGCGCGACAGCTCGCGCAGCCGCGACCGCCGCGCGCCGCGCGAGGACGACGCGCAGGACCGCCGTGAGCGCTACCGCCCGGCACCCGTCTCGCGTGATCCGTTCTTTGACAAGCCGTACGAGCCCAAGGCCGCTGAGCCCGCTGCCTGGGATGCGAACGCCAAGCCGGCGCCAGCACGTGGCCCCGGCATCAAGCCACGCCGCAAGGTCGCTGCGCTGTTCAAGCCTTCGCCAGCATCTGAATAA
- a CDS encoding symmetrical bis(5'-nucleosyl)-tetraphosphatase, whose translation MSLYCIGDIQGCDSALGRLLAKIDFSPSRDTVYLLGDLVNRGPESAQTLRRCIDADGSIQALLGNHDLHLLAAAHGRRKFSRRDTLLEVLQAPDAAQLLAWLRQQPLARTHTVAGEKLLMVHAGVHRSWNAADTLRYAAEVEAVLRSEELTSFLQAMYGNIPAQWDPELTGMERLRMITNVLTRMRFCHADGSLDFDSTESLADAPEGLTAWFDLPGRATANTTIAFGHWSTLGDLQRPHLLALDTGCVWGGCLSAMRFGNTLAERELIHVDCEQAQQPG comes from the coding sequence ATGTCACTTTACTGTATCGGCGATATCCAAGGCTGCGATAGCGCTTTGGGCCGTCTGTTGGCCAAAATCGACTTCTCCCCCAGCCGCGACACGGTCTATCTGCTGGGCGACCTGGTCAACCGGGGCCCCGAATCGGCCCAGACCCTGCGCCGCTGCATAGACGCGGACGGCAGCATCCAGGCCCTTCTGGGCAACCATGACCTGCACCTGCTGGCGGCTGCCCATGGCCGGCGCAAGTTCTCCCGGCGCGACACCTTGCTGGAAGTGCTGCAGGCACCCGATGCCGCACAGCTCTTGGCATGGCTGCGCCAGCAGCCGCTGGCGCGTACGCACACAGTGGCGGGTGAAAAACTGCTGATGGTGCATGCCGGCGTGCACCGCAGCTGGAATGCTGCCGACACGCTGCGTTATGCGGCCGAGGTGGAAGCGGTGCTGCGCAGCGAAGAGCTGACCAGCTTCTTGCAAGCCATGTACGGCAATATCCCTGCGCAATGGGATCCGGAGCTCACGGGCATGGAGCGTCTGCGCATGATCACCAACGTGCTCACGCGCATGCGCTTTTGCCATGCCGATGGCAGCCTGGACTTTGACAGTACCGAGAGCCTGGCCGATGCCCCCGAAGGTCTGACCGCCTGGTTTGACCTGCCCGGGCGCGCCACTGCCAACACCACCATTGCCTTTGGCCACTGGTCCACCCTGGGCGATCTGCAGCGCCCCCATCTGCTGGCGCTCGATACCGGCTGCGTCTGGGGTGGCTGCCTGAGCGCGATGCGCTTTGGCAATACGCTGGCCGAGCGCGAGCTGATCCATGTCGATTGCGAGCAGGCCCAGCAGCCGGGATGA
- a CDS encoding hemolysin family protein, whose amino-acid sequence MLDVLLIALLTLLNGVFAMSELALASSRKSRLLAMAESGDKGAKAALDLLSNPTQFLSSIQVGITSIGMLNGIFGEAAFSDGLAQSLITWGMPASFASVVATTTVIIVITFMTIVFGELVPKRIGQMYPEASSRLIALPLTWVSRIAKPFVWLLAISAQGVLRLLRIKDESDRTVTEEEIVASLDEGRDAGVIEHHEHQMVQNVFHLDDRPLISMMVPRGDVEWLDANLTVAEALHAVRASSGKGAHSWYPVCRESLDNVVGLVSVAHLLDVVDTHNTAIAKVALAASYVPETLSGFELLEQFRARAGRMIFVVDEYGVVQGIITPRDLLEAITGELKPGAASEAWAVQNDDGSWYLDGLMPVSELKARLEIKELPDEDKGRYNTLAGMLMAESGHLPPLGEKIYCAGWVFEVLALEGKRVDKVIARLDVMALDY is encoded by the coding sequence TTGTTAGACGTACTCTTGATCGCGCTTTTGACCTTGCTCAACGGGGTCTTTGCCATGTCCGAGCTGGCGCTGGCCAGCAGCCGCAAGTCCCGTTTGCTGGCCATGGCCGAAAGTGGCGACAAGGGCGCCAAGGCGGCGCTGGATCTGCTGAGCAATCCTACCCAATTTCTGTCCTCGATTCAGGTGGGTATTACCTCGATCGGCATGCTCAACGGCATTTTTGGTGAAGCGGCCTTCAGCGACGGGCTGGCGCAATCGCTGATCACCTGGGGCATGCCGGCCTCGTTTGCGTCGGTGGTGGCCACCACCACGGTGATCATTGTCATTACCTTCATGACCATTGTGTTTGGCGAGCTGGTGCCCAAGCGCATTGGACAGATGTACCCCGAGGCGTCGTCGCGCCTCATTGCGCTGCCGCTCACCTGGGTGTCGCGCATCGCCAAGCCTTTTGTCTGGCTGCTGGCCATTTCTGCACAAGGCGTGCTGCGCCTTCTGCGCATCAAGGATGAATCGGACCGCACGGTGACCGAAGAGGAAATCGTCGCCAGCCTCGATGAAGGGCGAGACGCGGGCGTGATCGAGCACCACGAACACCAGATGGTGCAGAACGTGTTCCATCTGGATGACCGCCCACTGATCTCGATGATGGTGCCCCGGGGCGATGTGGAATGGCTCGATGCCAATCTGACCGTGGCCGAGGCCTTGCATGCGGTGCGTGCCTCCAGTGGCAAGGGGGCGCATTCCTGGTATCCCGTCTGCCGCGAATCGCTGGACAACGTGGTGGGCCTGGTCAGCGTGGCACACCTGCTCGACGTCGTCGATACGCACAACACCGCGATTGCGAAGGTGGCCTTGGCGGCCAGCTACGTGCCCGAAACGCTCAGCGGCTTTGAACTGCTCGAGCAGTTCCGCGCGCGCGCGGGCCGCATGATTTTTGTTGTCGATGAATACGGGGTCGTGCAAGGCATCATCACGCCGCGTGACTTGCTCGAAGCGATTACCGGCGAGCTTAAACCCGGGGCCGCCAGCGAAGCCTGGGCGGTACAGAACGACGATGGCTCCTGGTACCTTGATGGCCTGATGCCGGTATCCGAATTGAAGGCGCGTTTGGAAATCAAGGAGTTGCCCGATGAGGACAAGGGCCGCTATAACACCTTGGCTGGCATGTTGATGGCCGAATCGGGCCATCTGCCGCCGTTGGGTGAAAAGATTTATTGCGCGGGTTGGGTATTTGAGGTTCTGGCGCTGGAAGGCAAGCGCGTCGACAAGGTAATCGCCAGGCTGGACGTGATGGCACTCGATTACTGA
- a CDS encoding H-NS family nucleoid-associated regulatory protein, with protein MPTLKEIDAQLAALQQQREEVRRNELKTAVDQVRKLVADYGLTEQDVFPPARGRSASAGSKVAPKYRDPATGATWTGRGKAPKWIEGQDREKFAI; from the coding sequence ATGCCTACTTTGAAGGAAATCGATGCCCAACTGGCAGCACTGCAACAACAGCGTGAAGAAGTTCGTCGCAACGAACTGAAGACCGCTGTCGACCAGGTGCGCAAGCTTGTGGCAGATTACGGCCTGACCGAACAGGATGTATTCCCTCCTGCACGTGGCCGCTCGGCTTCCGCAGGCTCTAAAGTCGCTCCCAAGTACCGCGACCCAGCAACGGGCGCTACCTGGACGGGCCGTGGCAAGGCGCCAAAGTGGATTGAAGGCCAGGATCGTGAAAAGTTCGCGATTTAA
- a CDS encoding aconitate hydratase — MKSGDHEAAQHAFASTLQALSIPSSKKSGKGGKAKFYSLPELSKQFPNIQRLPMSLRIVLESVLRNCDGQRVLPEHVEQLANWKPQAERTEEIPFVVARVVLQDFTGVPLLADLAAMRSTAERMGKNASAIEPLVPVDLVVDHSIMVDYYGSKNALDLNMKLEFERNNERYQFMKWGMQAFDTFGVVPPGFGIVHQVNLEYLARGVHQDKHHVYYPDSLVGTDSHTTMINGVGVVAWGVGGIEAEAAMLGQPVYFLTPDVVGFELSGSLREGVTATDLVLTVTEMLRREKVVGKFVEFFGEGTRSLSVPDRATIGNMAPEYGATMGFFPVDDKTMDYFEGTGRSKAEIAAFEAYFKAQGLYGVPRAGDIDYSQVVRLDLGTVAPSLAGPKRPQDRIEIGQVAAKFDMLFSAPGAQNGFNLPADQLARPVKVRINGAGETAEPSTKPLPAGSPRNAEEMVANKPAVVDEEASLDAADAHAERIEGRDVDLHNGDVLIAAITSCTNTSNPSVMLAAGLLAKKAVKAGLRVQSHIKTSLAPGSRLVTLYLTESGLLPYLEQLGFNIAGYGCTTCIGNAGDLLPEFNSAIQHHDLVCAAVLSGNRNFEARIHPNIRANFLASPPLVVAYAIAGNVRKDLMTEPVGQGKNGRDVYLGDIWPTTDEVQKLMKFAMNGKAFRANYEKVSSEPGKLWEKIKGVTGATYTWPQSTYIAEPPFFKDFSLAAPEPRAEQRDNAVRKARVMALFGDSITTDHISPAGSIKDSSPAGQWLLANGVKKSDFNSYGSRRGNHEVMMRGTFANVRIKNLMLAAKPDGSREEGGLTLYQNPGEEQGSKLFIYDAAMRYMAAGTPTVVFAGEEYGTGSSRDWAAKGTQLLGIKAVVARSFERIHRANLVGMGVLPLQFKQGESWESLNLRGDELIDIVPDPSLAPRSKAKLVIQRADGSVTEAELVLRIDTPIEVEYYKDGGILPFVLRQLL; from the coding sequence ATGAAATCAGGTGATCATGAGGCAGCGCAACACGCCTTCGCCTCGACCCTCCAAGCCCTCTCGATCCCTTCGTCCAAGAAGTCTGGCAAAGGTGGCAAGGCCAAGTTCTATTCGCTGCCCGAGCTGAGCAAACAATTCCCCAATATCCAGCGCCTGCCGATGTCCCTGCGCATTGTGCTGGAGTCGGTCTTGCGCAACTGCGATGGCCAGCGCGTGCTGCCCGAGCATGTGGAGCAGCTGGCCAACTGGAAGCCGCAGGCCGAACGCACCGAAGAGATTCCCTTTGTCGTGGCACGCGTGGTGCTGCAGGATTTCACCGGCGTGCCGCTGCTCGCCGACCTGGCTGCGATGCGCAGCACGGCCGAGCGCATGGGCAAGAACGCCAGCGCCATCGAGCCGCTGGTGCCTGTCGATCTGGTGGTGGACCACTCGATCATGGTCGATTACTACGGCAGCAAGAACGCGCTGGACCTGAACATGAAGCTGGAGTTCGAGCGCAACAACGAGCGCTACCAGTTCATGAAATGGGGCATGCAGGCCTTTGACACCTTTGGCGTGGTGCCGCCGGGCTTTGGCATCGTGCACCAGGTCAATCTGGAATACCTCGCGCGCGGCGTGCACCAGGACAAGCACCATGTCTACTACCCCGACTCGCTGGTGGGCACTGACAGCCACACGACGATGATCAATGGTGTGGGCGTGGTGGCCTGGGGCGTGGGCGGTATCGAGGCCGAAGCTGCGATGCTGGGCCAGCCGGTCTACTTCCTCACGCCTGATGTGGTGGGCTTTGAGCTCTCGGGCAGCCTGCGCGAAGGCGTGACCGCCACCGACCTGGTGCTGACCGTCACCGAGATGCTGCGCCGTGAAAAGGTCGTGGGCAAGTTTGTCGAGTTCTTTGGCGAGGGCACGCGCAGCCTGTCGGTGCCTGACCGCGCCACCATCGGCAACATGGCGCCCGAGTATGGCGCCACGATGGGCTTCTTCCCGGTCGATGACAAGACCATGGACTACTTTGAAGGTACGGGCCGCAGCAAGGCCGAGATTGCCGCCTTTGAAGCGTACTTCAAAGCCCAGGGCCTGTATGGCGTGCCCCGGGCGGGAGACATTGATTACTCCCAGGTCGTGCGGCTGGACCTGGGCACGGTGGCGCCCAGCCTGGCGGGCCCCAAGCGGCCCCAGGACCGTATCGAGATCGGCCAGGTGGCTGCCAAGTTTGACATGCTGTTCAGCGCGCCGGGGGCCCAAAACGGCTTCAACCTGCCTGCAGACCAGCTTGCCCGGCCCGTCAAGGTGCGCATCAATGGCGCGGGCGAGACGGCCGAGCCGTCCACCAAGCCCTTGCCGGCCGGCTCGCCGCGCAATGCCGAGGAGATGGTCGCCAACAAGCCCGCGGTGGTGGATGAAGAAGCCAGCCTGGATGCGGCCGATGCCCATGCCGAGCGCATCGAAGGGCGCGATGTGGACCTGCACAACGGCGATGTGCTGATTGCCGCCATCACCAGCTGCACCAACACCTCCAACCCCAGCGTGATGCTGGCTGCAGGCTTGCTGGCCAAGAAGGCCGTCAAGGCTGGCCTGCGTGTGCAGTCGCACATCAAGACATCGCTGGCTCCTGGCTCGCGCCTGGTGACCTTGTATTTGACCGAGTCGGGTCTGCTGCCCTATCTGGAGCAACTGGGCTTCAATATCGCCGGTTATGGCTGCACCACCTGCATCGGCAATGCTGGCGATCTGCTGCCGGAATTCAACAGCGCCATCCAGCACCATGACCTGGTCTGTGCGGCCGTGCTGTCGGGCAACCGCAACTTCGAGGCGCGCATCCACCCCAATATCCGCGCCAACTTCCTGGCCAGTCCGCCGCTGGTGGTGGCCTATGCGATTGCCGGCAATGTGCGCAAGGACCTGATGACCGAGCCGGTGGGCCAGGGCAAGAATGGCCGCGACGTCTACCTGGGCGATATCTGGCCGACGACCGACGAGGTGCAGAAGCTGATGAAATTTGCGATGAACGGCAAGGCTTTCCGCGCCAACTACGAAAAGGTCAGCAGCGAGCCGGGCAAACTCTGGGAAAAGATCAAGGGCGTGACCGGCGCCACCTATACCTGGCCGCAGAGCACCTATATTGCCGAGCCCCCCTTTTTCAAGGACTTCTCGCTGGCAGCGCCCGAGCCGCGTGCCGAGCAGCGCGACAATGCGGTGCGCAAGGCCAGAGTGATGGCTTTATTTGGTGATTCGATTACCACTGACCATATCTCGCCCGCTGGATCGATCAAGGACAGCTCGCCCGCCGGCCAATGGCTGCTGGCCAACGGCGTCAAGAAGAGCGACTTCAACAGCTATGGATCGCGCCGCGGTAACCATGAGGTGATGATGCGCGGCACCTTCGCCAATGTGCGCATCAAGAACCTGATGCTGGCGGCCAAGCCGGACGGCTCACGCGAAGAGGGTGGCCTGACGCTCTACCAAAATCCGGGCGAGGAACAAGGCAGCAAGCTCTTCATTTACGATGCTGCCATGCGCTATATGGCAGCGGGCACGCCCACCGTGGTGTTTGCCGGGGAGGAATACGGCACGGGTTCGAGCCGCGACTGGGCGGCCAAGGGCACCCAGTTGCTGGGTATCAAGGCAGTGGTGGCGCGCAGTTTCGAGCGCATCCACCGCGCCAATCTGGTGGGTATGGGCGTGCTGCCGCTGCAGTTCAAGCAAGGGGAAAGCTGGGAGAGTCTGAACCTGCGCGGCGACGAGCTGATCGACATCGTGCCCGACCCGTCGCTGGCGCCGCGCAGCAAGGCCAAACTGGTCATCCAGCGCGCCGATGGCAGCGTTACCGAAGCCGAGCTGGTGTTGCGTATTGACACGCCTATCGAGGTCGAATACTACAAGGACGGCGGTATACTCCCCTTCGTTTTACGCCAATTGCTGTAA
- a CDS encoding putative bifunctional diguanylate cyclase/phosphodiesterase yields the protein MHEIHTRIMWCLLAGGVLLAGLVSTDAQGVGFARALQTWIQVLLLLAALATLGWGGRLLLQGTAGSAFMGRPLWVCSAVALGGFAVLLALPLRLSEHGSRPALWLELAVNILLSICLLIVSIDLLSSARRNSPGAVPRASHWLHLQSNGAVLTALALLVAVTAGVAQGLVDLEGMRRYVLPLGMLACCAWAALQSRHFAGQSGRWTVLRLAAALAVGAAAILLGAGSHWAMLLEQAAWCYALSVLALVLVMASLRHSLVGWASAHPARLQGEEWLEQAPIGVVRVDGSGAIVHANRTQLDWLGVPSLVDQPWTEALAPSLRNQAPDWLARLRAGQSLAFEQSMDTPQGLRHFQTDILVAPQGRDAHAFMLLSHDVSMQKLMVGRVQEQQSQLVSLVSAIPDLVVLKGADGRFLHCNQAFERLVGLAHAQIIGRTTSDLGLQGRMPSDWETDLRARNADTPVVYEETLQFADNGYQGRFEITKSAIRAANGEVTGLLCICRDLAERSRARKEIERLEFFDVLTGLPNRRMLMDRLEWSIIACKQRGTYAALLFIDLDNFKDLNDSLGHQKGDRLLCEVGKRLIASVRSGDVVARFGGDEFVVLVENLGAERVQAEAHVRSVVEHVITRFKQPFVLDGQSHHSTPSIGVTVFGDQESLTVQELLKRADLAMYEAKSAGRNTQRFFDPQMQAIVNARANLESDLRQAIHDGELQVYYQPVMNGSGSLVGAEALVRWRHPARGLVMPIEFIDLAEQTGLIVDLGNFVMRTACEQLALWAASPSTQALTMSVNVSPRQFHNQGFVDEVLGIVAQTGANPARLKLELTENLLLGDVNETVNRMRQLKERGVGFSLDDFGVGYSSLSYLKRLPLDQLKIDRSFVSDVLSDVSDAVIVRTILALAHSLELEVVAEGVENSEQVDFLVSNGCKRFQGFHFGRPVPIGEFERLHGFASYRPA from the coding sequence ATGCACGAGATCCACACGCGGATCATGTGGTGTCTGCTCGCTGGCGGGGTGCTGTTGGCGGGGCTGGTGTCTACCGATGCGCAGGGCGTGGGCTTTGCCCGGGCGCTGCAGACCTGGATACAGGTGCTGCTGCTGCTCGCAGCTCTTGCCACCTTGGGTTGGGGCGGGCGCCTGTTGCTGCAGGGCACGGCCGGCAGTGCATTCATGGGCCGGCCGCTGTGGGTCTGCAGTGCCGTCGCGCTGGGCGGCTTTGCGGTGTTGCTGGCGCTGCCGCTGCGGCTGTCTGAACACGGCAGCCGGCCGGCCTTGTGGCTGGAGCTGGCGGTCAATATTTTGCTATCAATATGCCTATTGATAGTCTCCATAGATTTATTGTCGTCTGCGCGGCGCAATAGCCCGGGCGCCGTGCCCCGAGCCAGCCATTGGTTGCACCTGCAAAGCAATGGCGCGGTGCTCACGGCGCTGGCGCTCTTGGTGGCGGTCACGGCAGGGGTAGCGCAGGGCCTGGTCGATCTGGAAGGCATGCGCCGCTATGTCTTGCCGCTGGGCATGCTGGCCTGCTGCGCCTGGGCTGCGCTGCAGAGCCGCCATTTTGCGGGCCAGTCCGGCCGCTGGACGGTGTTGAGACTCGCGGCCGCCTTGGCCGTGGGCGCAGCAGCCATCTTGCTGGGCGCGGGCAGCCACTGGGCCATGCTGCTGGAGCAGGCGGCTTGGTGCTATGCGTTGTCGGTGCTGGCCCTGGTGCTGGTCATGGCCTCGCTGCGCCACAGCCTGGTGGGCTGGGCCTCGGCCCATCCTGCGCGCCTGCAAGGTGAGGAGTGGCTGGAGCAGGCCCCCATTGGTGTCGTGCGGGTCGACGGCTCGGGCGCCATCGTCCATGCCAACCGCACCCAGCTCGACTGGCTGGGCGTGCCCAGCCTGGTGGACCAGCCCTGGACCGAAGCGCTGGCGCCTAGCCTGCGCAACCAGGCGCCCGATTGGCTCGCACGCTTGCGCGCGGGGCAGTCGCTCGCCTTTGAGCAAAGCATGGATACGCCCCAGGGCCTGCGCCACTTCCAGACCGATATCTTGGTCGCCCCGCAAGGGCGCGATGCGCATGCCTTCATGCTGCTCTCGCACGATGTGTCGATGCAAAAACTGATGGTCGGCCGCGTGCAGGAGCAGCAGTCGCAACTGGTGTCGCTGGTCAGTGCCATCCCGGACCTGGTCGTGCTCAAGGGGGCCGATGGGCGCTTTTTGCACTGCAACCAGGCCTTTGAGCGCCTGGTGGGCCTGGCACACGCGCAGATCATCGGCCGCACGACCTCGGACCTGGGCCTGCAAGGGCGCATGCCCTCCGATTGGGAGACTGATCTGCGTGCGCGCAATGCCGACACGCCGGTGGTCTATGAAGAGACCTTGCAGTTTGCCGACAATGGCTACCAGGGCCGTTTCGAGATCACCAAATCGGCCATCCGTGCTGCCAATGGCGAGGTCACCGGACTGCTGTGCATCTGCCGCGATCTGGCCGAGCGCAGCCGCGCCCGCAAGGAAATCGAGCGCCTGGAGTTCTTCGATGTGCTCACTGGCCTGCCCAACCGCCGCATGCTGATGGACCGGCTCGAATGGTCGATCATCGCCTGCAAGCAGCGCGGCACCTATGCGGCGCTGCTGTTCATCGATCTGGACAATTTCAAGGACCTCAATGATTCGCTGGGCCACCAAAAGGGTGACCGGCTGCTGTGCGAAGTGGGCAAGCGCCTGATTGCCAGCGTGCGCAGCGGCGATGTGGTGGCGCGCTTTGGCGGTGACGAGTTTGTCGTGCTGGTCGAGAACCTGGGCGCCGAGCGCGTGCAGGCTGAAGCCCATGTGCGCTCGGTGGTCGAGCATGTGATCACCCGTTTCAAGCAGCCCTTTGTGCTCGACGGCCAGTCCCACCACAGCACGCCCAGCATTGGCGTGACCGTGTTTGGCGACCAAGAATCGCTGACGGTGCAGGAGCTGCTCAAGCGCGCCGACCTGGCGATGTACGAGGCGAAATCGGCCGGCCGCAACACGCAGCGCTTCTTTGATCCGCAGATGCAGGCCATCGTCAATGCACGCGCCAATCTGGAAAGCGACCTGCGCCAGGCCATCCACGACGGCGAGCTGCAGGTTTACTACCAGCCGGTGATGAATGGCAGCGGCAGCCTGGTGGGCGCGGAAGCCTTGGTGCGCTGGCGCCACCCGGCGCGTGGCCTGGTCATGCCGATCGAGTTCATCGACCTGGCCGAGCAGACCGGGCTGATTGTCGACCTGGGCAACTTCGTGATGCGCACCGCCTGCGAGCAGCTGGCGCTGTGGGCCGCCAGCCCCTCCACCCAGGCGCTGACCATGTCGGTCAATGTGAGCCCCCGGCAGTTCCATAACCAGGGCTTTGTTGACGAGGTGCTGGGCATTGTCGCGCAGACGGGTGCCAACCCCGCACGCCTGAAGCTGGAGCTGACCGAGAACCTGCTGCTGGGCGATGTCAATGAAACCGTCAACCGCATGCGCCAGCTCAAGGAGCGCGGCGTGGGCTTCTCGCTCGATGACTTTGGCGTCGGCTACTCGTCGCTGTCCTACCTCAAGCGCCTGCCGCTCGACCAGCTGAAGATCGACCGCAGCTTTGTCAGCGATGTGCTGAGCGACGTCAGCGACGCGGTGATTGTGCGCACCATCCTGGCGCTGGCCCACAGCCTGGAGCTCGAAGTGGTGGCCGAAGGCGTGGAGAACTCCGAGCAGGTGGATTTCCTCGTCAGCAACGGCTGCAAGCGCTTCCAGGGCTTCCACTTTGGCCGCCCGGTGCCGATTGGCGAGTTCGAGCGCCTGCACGGCTTCGCCAGCTACCGGCCTGCTTGA